Proteins encoded by one window of Nicotiana tabacum cultivar K326 chromosome 10, ASM71507v2, whole genome shotgun sequence:
- the LOC107773931 gene encoding subtilisin-like protease SBT4.15 isoform X1 has product MKMWKSILIFIFNLCLIVKANNENERKSYIVYMGELPKDTSFLLDNHHNLLKQAFGDRGLARESRVLHSYGRSFNAFVARLLPGEADVLSRREDVISVFPNTIRQLRTTRSWDFLGMPKNVKRIPQVESDIIVGVIDTGIWIESPSFNDEGFGPPPSKWKGKCDKGVNFTKCNNKVIGAQYFNLENIAPTDRMTPADFDGHGTHTASTVAGISVPGASLYGLAKGTARGGVPSARIATYKACWEIGCTDSDILAAFDAAIADGVDVISLSVGGAARDFFDDTIAIGAFHALKKGILTSCAGGNDGPTLQTIENVAPWIFTVAASSIDRQFETDAMLGNGVQISGLSINTFEPTKKWFPLTSGSLAEAKNASDHGNSSSCDIGTLEESKVKGKIVYCLGSSGQDYTIKDLKGAGAIILADRMTDTAFSTVISATSINPKDASQIEKYIYSAKSPQAVIYKSRTVNITAPFVASFSSRGPQPISLNILKPDIAAPGLSILAAYSGLTTLTGNNEDNRVVKYNVESGTSMACPHAAAATAYVKSFHPDWSPAAIKSALMTTAKSMKIRPVGAELASGAGQINPRKAINPGLIYDLDFDSYISYFCKEGYNSTNIALLTGSKKYNCSSVPKAKGTDGLNYPSMHLQLNHANSSDISAVYYRTVTYVGRGKAVYKAKIRAPKGLSITVVPKILSFSQVNEKKSFRVILKGKFIRERSWFLSGSLVWSGKKPNVKSPILVYRPLFVNTY; this is encoded by the exons atgaaaatGTGGAAAAGTATTTTGATTTTCATCTTCAATTTGTGTCTTATAGTTAAagcaaataatgaaaatgaaagaaag TCATATATTGTGTATATGGGAGAACTTCCAAAGGACACCAGCTTCTTGCTTGACAATCACCATAACCTTCTCAAACAAGCATTTGGAGA TAGAGGACTAGCAAGAGAATCAAGGGTACTACACAGTTATGGAAGAAGTTTTAATGCATTCGTGGCAAGATTATTGCCGGGAGAAGCAGACGTTCTATCTC GTAGAGAAGACGTTATTTCAGTGTTTCCAAACACAATTCGACAACTTCGTACAACAAGATCATGGGATTTTCTTGGCATGCCTAAGAATGTTAAAAGAATACCACAAGTTGAAAGTGATATTATTGTAGGTGTTATTGATACAG GAATATGGATTGAATCACCAAGTTTCAATGATGAAGGCTTTGGGCCTCCACCTTCCAAATGGAAAGGCAAATGTGACAAGGGCGTCAACTTCACTAAATGCAACAA CAAAGTGATCGGAGCACAATACTTCAATCTTGAAAACATAGCGCCAACTGATCGAATGACACCAGCCGATTTCGATGGCCATGGCACCCACACAGCTTCCACAGTTGCTGGAATATCCGTCCCTGGCGCCAGCTTATACGGTTTAGCCAAAGGCACAGCGCGCGGAGGAGTCCCGTCCGCGCGCATTGCTACTTATAAAGCATGTTGGGAAATTGGCTGCACAGACAGTGACATCTTAGCAGCATTTGATGCAGCAATTGCTGATGGCGTCGACGTTATTTCCTTGTCCGTTGGAGGAGCCGCGCGCGATTTCTTCGACGATACAATAGCTATTGGAGCATTCCATGCGCTAAAGAAAGGGATATTAACATCTTGTGCTGGTGGAAATGATGGTCCTACTCTGCAAACCATAGAAAATGTTGCACCTTGGATTTTTACTGTGGCTGCTAGTAGCATTGATAGACAGTTTGAAACTGATGCTATGTTGGGTAATGGAGTCCAAATTTCT GGACTTTCAATCAACACATTTGAACCGACGAAAAAATGGTTTCCCTTAACCTCGGGATCTCTTGCTGAAGCAAAGAATGCATCTGATCATGGAAATTCAAG TTCTTGTGATATTGGAACTTTGGAGGAGAGCAAAGTGAAAGGGAAGATAGTATATTGCCTTGGAAGTAGTGGACAAGATTACACCATCAAAGACTTGAAAGGAGCTGGTGCCATTATATTAGCTGATAGGATGACAGATACTGCATTTTCCACTGTTATATCAGCAACATCTATCAATCCTAAAGATGCTTCACAAATTGAGAAGTACATATATTCTGCAAA ATCACCACAAGCTGTGATATACAAATCAAGAACTGTGAACATCACTGCACCATTTGTGGCTTCTTTCTCATCTCGAGGACCCCAACCAATCAGTCTCAACATTCTCAAG CCTGATATTGCTGCACCAGGATTGAGCATCTTGGCTGCATATTCAGGATTGACTACTCTCACTGGAAATAATGAAGACAACCGCGTCGTGAAATATAACGTAGAATCAGGCACGTCGATGGCTTGCCCCCATGCTGCAGCAGCCACAGCCTATGTTAAATCCTTCCATCCCGACTGGTCTCCTGCTGCTATCAAGTCCGCTCTTATGACTACAG CTAAATCTATGAAGATTAGGCCAGTGGGAGCTGAATTAGCCTCAGGTGCAGGGCAAATAAATCCCAGAAAGGCAATTAACCCTGGTTTAATCTATGACCTTGATTTTGACTCATACATAAGTTATTTTTGTAAAGAAGGGTATAACAGCACAAACATTGCCTTACTCACTGGAAGCAAAAAGTACAACTGCTCAAGCGTTCCGAAAGCGAAAGGAACAGATGGTCTGAACTATCCTTCAATGCACCTACAACTTAACCATGCAAATTCAAGTGATATTTCTGCAGTATATTATAGAACTGTAACTTATGTTGGCCGAGGCAAAGCTGTGTACAAGGCGAAAATCAGGGCGCCAAAGGGACTTTCTATAACAGTTGTGCCAAAGATTTTGTCATTCAGTCAAGTGAATGAGAAGAAGTCTTTTAGAGTTATATTGAAGGGGAAATTCATTAGAGAAAGATCTTGGTTCCTTTCTGGTTCTTTAGTTTGGAGTGGCAAGAAACCTAATGTTAAAAGTCCTATCCTAGTTTACAGGCCATTGTTTGTTAATACTTATTAA
- the LOC107773931 gene encoding subtilisin-like protease SBT4.15 isoform X2 codes for MKMWKSILIFIFNLCLIVKANNENERKSYIVYMGELPKDTSFLLDNHHNLLKQAFGEGLARESRVLHSYGRSFNAFVARLLPGEADVLSRREDVISVFPNTIRQLRTTRSWDFLGMPKNVKRIPQVESDIIVGVIDTGIWIESPSFNDEGFGPPPSKWKGKCDKGVNFTKCNNKVIGAQYFNLENIAPTDRMTPADFDGHGTHTASTVAGISVPGASLYGLAKGTARGGVPSARIATYKACWEIGCTDSDILAAFDAAIADGVDVISLSVGGAARDFFDDTIAIGAFHALKKGILTSCAGGNDGPTLQTIENVAPWIFTVAASSIDRQFETDAMLGNGVQISGLSINTFEPTKKWFPLTSGSLAEAKNASDHGNSSSCDIGTLEESKVKGKIVYCLGSSGQDYTIKDLKGAGAIILADRMTDTAFSTVISATSINPKDASQIEKYIYSAKSPQAVIYKSRTVNITAPFVASFSSRGPQPISLNILKPDIAAPGLSILAAYSGLTTLTGNNEDNRVVKYNVESGTSMACPHAAAATAYVKSFHPDWSPAAIKSALMTTAKSMKIRPVGAELASGAGQINPRKAINPGLIYDLDFDSYISYFCKEGYNSTNIALLTGSKKYNCSSVPKAKGTDGLNYPSMHLQLNHANSSDISAVYYRTVTYVGRGKAVYKAKIRAPKGLSITVVPKILSFSQVNEKKSFRVILKGKFIRERSWFLSGSLVWSGKKPNVKSPILVYRPLFVNTY; via the exons atgaaaatGTGGAAAAGTATTTTGATTTTCATCTTCAATTTGTGTCTTATAGTTAAagcaaataatgaaaatgaaagaaag TCATATATTGTGTATATGGGAGAACTTCCAAAGGACACCAGCTTCTTGCTTGACAATCACCATAACCTTCTCAAACAAGCATTTGGAGA AGGACTAGCAAGAGAATCAAGGGTACTACACAGTTATGGAAGAAGTTTTAATGCATTCGTGGCAAGATTATTGCCGGGAGAAGCAGACGTTCTATCTC GTAGAGAAGACGTTATTTCAGTGTTTCCAAACACAATTCGACAACTTCGTACAACAAGATCATGGGATTTTCTTGGCATGCCTAAGAATGTTAAAAGAATACCACAAGTTGAAAGTGATATTATTGTAGGTGTTATTGATACAG GAATATGGATTGAATCACCAAGTTTCAATGATGAAGGCTTTGGGCCTCCACCTTCCAAATGGAAAGGCAAATGTGACAAGGGCGTCAACTTCACTAAATGCAACAA CAAAGTGATCGGAGCACAATACTTCAATCTTGAAAACATAGCGCCAACTGATCGAATGACACCAGCCGATTTCGATGGCCATGGCACCCACACAGCTTCCACAGTTGCTGGAATATCCGTCCCTGGCGCCAGCTTATACGGTTTAGCCAAAGGCACAGCGCGCGGAGGAGTCCCGTCCGCGCGCATTGCTACTTATAAAGCATGTTGGGAAATTGGCTGCACAGACAGTGACATCTTAGCAGCATTTGATGCAGCAATTGCTGATGGCGTCGACGTTATTTCCTTGTCCGTTGGAGGAGCCGCGCGCGATTTCTTCGACGATACAATAGCTATTGGAGCATTCCATGCGCTAAAGAAAGGGATATTAACATCTTGTGCTGGTGGAAATGATGGTCCTACTCTGCAAACCATAGAAAATGTTGCACCTTGGATTTTTACTGTGGCTGCTAGTAGCATTGATAGACAGTTTGAAACTGATGCTATGTTGGGTAATGGAGTCCAAATTTCT GGACTTTCAATCAACACATTTGAACCGACGAAAAAATGGTTTCCCTTAACCTCGGGATCTCTTGCTGAAGCAAAGAATGCATCTGATCATGGAAATTCAAG TTCTTGTGATATTGGAACTTTGGAGGAGAGCAAAGTGAAAGGGAAGATAGTATATTGCCTTGGAAGTAGTGGACAAGATTACACCATCAAAGACTTGAAAGGAGCTGGTGCCATTATATTAGCTGATAGGATGACAGATACTGCATTTTCCACTGTTATATCAGCAACATCTATCAATCCTAAAGATGCTTCACAAATTGAGAAGTACATATATTCTGCAAA ATCACCACAAGCTGTGATATACAAATCAAGAACTGTGAACATCACTGCACCATTTGTGGCTTCTTTCTCATCTCGAGGACCCCAACCAATCAGTCTCAACATTCTCAAG CCTGATATTGCTGCACCAGGATTGAGCATCTTGGCTGCATATTCAGGATTGACTACTCTCACTGGAAATAATGAAGACAACCGCGTCGTGAAATATAACGTAGAATCAGGCACGTCGATGGCTTGCCCCCATGCTGCAGCAGCCACAGCCTATGTTAAATCCTTCCATCCCGACTGGTCTCCTGCTGCTATCAAGTCCGCTCTTATGACTACAG CTAAATCTATGAAGATTAGGCCAGTGGGAGCTGAATTAGCCTCAGGTGCAGGGCAAATAAATCCCAGAAAGGCAATTAACCCTGGTTTAATCTATGACCTTGATTTTGACTCATACATAAGTTATTTTTGTAAAGAAGGGTATAACAGCACAAACATTGCCTTACTCACTGGAAGCAAAAAGTACAACTGCTCAAGCGTTCCGAAAGCGAAAGGAACAGATGGTCTGAACTATCCTTCAATGCACCTACAACTTAACCATGCAAATTCAAGTGATATTTCTGCAGTATATTATAGAACTGTAACTTATGTTGGCCGAGGCAAAGCTGTGTACAAGGCGAAAATCAGGGCGCCAAAGGGACTTTCTATAACAGTTGTGCCAAAGATTTTGTCATTCAGTCAAGTGAATGAGAAGAAGTCTTTTAGAGTTATATTGAAGGGGAAATTCATTAGAGAAAGATCTTGGTTCCTTTCTGGTTCTTTAGTTTGGAGTGGCAAGAAACCTAATGTTAAAAGTCCTATCCTAGTTTACAGGCCATTGTTTGTTAATACTTATTAA
- the LOC107773931 gene encoding subtilisin-like protease SBT4.15 isoform X3 produces MKMKESRGLARESRVLHSYGRSFNAFVARLLPGEADVLSRREDVISVFPNTIRQLRTTRSWDFLGMPKNVKRIPQVESDIIVGVIDTGIWIESPSFNDEGFGPPPSKWKGKCDKGVNFTKCNNKVIGAQYFNLENIAPTDRMTPADFDGHGTHTASTVAGISVPGASLYGLAKGTARGGVPSARIATYKACWEIGCTDSDILAAFDAAIADGVDVISLSVGGAARDFFDDTIAIGAFHALKKGILTSCAGGNDGPTLQTIENVAPWIFTVAASSIDRQFETDAMLGNGVQISGLSINTFEPTKKWFPLTSGSLAEAKNASDHGNSSSCDIGTLEESKVKGKIVYCLGSSGQDYTIKDLKGAGAIILADRMTDTAFSTVISATSINPKDASQIEKYIYSAKSPQAVIYKSRTVNITAPFVASFSSRGPQPISLNILKPDIAAPGLSILAAYSGLTTLTGNNEDNRVVKYNVESGTSMACPHAAAATAYVKSFHPDWSPAAIKSALMTTAKSMKIRPVGAELASGAGQINPRKAINPGLIYDLDFDSYISYFCKEGYNSTNIALLTGSKKYNCSSVPKAKGTDGLNYPSMHLQLNHANSSDISAVYYRTVTYVGRGKAVYKAKIRAPKGLSITVVPKILSFSQVNEKKSFRVILKGKFIRERSWFLSGSLVWSGKKPNVKSPILVYRPLFVNTY; encoded by the exons atgaaaatgaaagaaag TAGAGGACTAGCAAGAGAATCAAGGGTACTACACAGTTATGGAAGAAGTTTTAATGCATTCGTGGCAAGATTATTGCCGGGAGAAGCAGACGTTCTATCTC GTAGAGAAGACGTTATTTCAGTGTTTCCAAACACAATTCGACAACTTCGTACAACAAGATCATGGGATTTTCTTGGCATGCCTAAGAATGTTAAAAGAATACCACAAGTTGAAAGTGATATTATTGTAGGTGTTATTGATACAG GAATATGGATTGAATCACCAAGTTTCAATGATGAAGGCTTTGGGCCTCCACCTTCCAAATGGAAAGGCAAATGTGACAAGGGCGTCAACTTCACTAAATGCAACAA CAAAGTGATCGGAGCACAATACTTCAATCTTGAAAACATAGCGCCAACTGATCGAATGACACCAGCCGATTTCGATGGCCATGGCACCCACACAGCTTCCACAGTTGCTGGAATATCCGTCCCTGGCGCCAGCTTATACGGTTTAGCCAAAGGCACAGCGCGCGGAGGAGTCCCGTCCGCGCGCATTGCTACTTATAAAGCATGTTGGGAAATTGGCTGCACAGACAGTGACATCTTAGCAGCATTTGATGCAGCAATTGCTGATGGCGTCGACGTTATTTCCTTGTCCGTTGGAGGAGCCGCGCGCGATTTCTTCGACGATACAATAGCTATTGGAGCATTCCATGCGCTAAAGAAAGGGATATTAACATCTTGTGCTGGTGGAAATGATGGTCCTACTCTGCAAACCATAGAAAATGTTGCACCTTGGATTTTTACTGTGGCTGCTAGTAGCATTGATAGACAGTTTGAAACTGATGCTATGTTGGGTAATGGAGTCCAAATTTCT GGACTTTCAATCAACACATTTGAACCGACGAAAAAATGGTTTCCCTTAACCTCGGGATCTCTTGCTGAAGCAAAGAATGCATCTGATCATGGAAATTCAAG TTCTTGTGATATTGGAACTTTGGAGGAGAGCAAAGTGAAAGGGAAGATAGTATATTGCCTTGGAAGTAGTGGACAAGATTACACCATCAAAGACTTGAAAGGAGCTGGTGCCATTATATTAGCTGATAGGATGACAGATACTGCATTTTCCACTGTTATATCAGCAACATCTATCAATCCTAAAGATGCTTCACAAATTGAGAAGTACATATATTCTGCAAA ATCACCACAAGCTGTGATATACAAATCAAGAACTGTGAACATCACTGCACCATTTGTGGCTTCTTTCTCATCTCGAGGACCCCAACCAATCAGTCTCAACATTCTCAAG CCTGATATTGCTGCACCAGGATTGAGCATCTTGGCTGCATATTCAGGATTGACTACTCTCACTGGAAATAATGAAGACAACCGCGTCGTGAAATATAACGTAGAATCAGGCACGTCGATGGCTTGCCCCCATGCTGCAGCAGCCACAGCCTATGTTAAATCCTTCCATCCCGACTGGTCTCCTGCTGCTATCAAGTCCGCTCTTATGACTACAG CTAAATCTATGAAGATTAGGCCAGTGGGAGCTGAATTAGCCTCAGGTGCAGGGCAAATAAATCCCAGAAAGGCAATTAACCCTGGTTTAATCTATGACCTTGATTTTGACTCATACATAAGTTATTTTTGTAAAGAAGGGTATAACAGCACAAACATTGCCTTACTCACTGGAAGCAAAAAGTACAACTGCTCAAGCGTTCCGAAAGCGAAAGGAACAGATGGTCTGAACTATCCTTCAATGCACCTACAACTTAACCATGCAAATTCAAGTGATATTTCTGCAGTATATTATAGAACTGTAACTTATGTTGGCCGAGGCAAAGCTGTGTACAAGGCGAAAATCAGGGCGCCAAAGGGACTTTCTATAACAGTTGTGCCAAAGATTTTGTCATTCAGTCAAGTGAATGAGAAGAAGTCTTTTAGAGTTATATTGAAGGGGAAATTCATTAGAGAAAGATCTTGGTTCCTTTCTGGTTCTTTAGTTTGGAGTGGCAAGAAACCTAATGTTAAAAGTCCTATCCTAGTTTACAGGCCATTGTTTGTTAATACTTATTAA
- the LOC107773596 gene encoding uncharacterized protein LOC107773596 isoform X2 — translation MPPEQESELKTSLRHALNYPPIASRRSRQNLTEEEREERRLCRVLANRESARQTIRRRQAMYEELTKKAADLASENENLKKKKELAAREYESLKNEHTSLRIRVAKIEKAEAEEIDGGSKSKPVEISSTSTAATPTPTPNPILTSLFNQSPIAPFFWPSIIQPFNAFLLQCGSQNISDITSVLPSPTSGELNSINRQESSNPGNPLFVLPFPCLIPFHPQSSSPFLPLSSTLTDKHAETSLVHQCSTSYLNTENNQAAIAHEVEADAPQSIKATQRDFLHKPALCFPPEGGASEGSRQPSSSHIQLGTYERISSQQDNAPDIGAVSCTVGHVADTSEKTSQECIISSSKTPVDAHAAAEARKRRKELLKLRSQHSDQFGPHH, via the exons ATGCCCCCTGAGCAGGAATCTGAACTCAAAACAAGCCTTCGGCACGCTCTAAATTATCCGCCAATTGCTAGCAGAAGATCGAGGCAGAATTTGACTGAG GAGGAGAGGGAAGAAAGAAGGCTGTGTCGTGTGTTAGCAAATAGAGAGTCTGCTAGGCAGACAATTCGCCGGAGACAG GCCATGTACGAAGAATTGACAAAAAAAGCAGCTGATCTTGCATCGGAGAACGAAAATTTGAAGAAG AAAAAGGAGCTGGCTGCTAGGGAGTACGAATCTTTGAAGAACGAACATACTAGCTTAAGAATACGG GTAGCTAAAATAGAGAAGGCTGAAGCAGAGGAAATAGATGGTGGTTCTAAGTCAAAACCTGTAGAAATCTCCTCTACAAGTACAGCTGCAACTCCGACTCCAACCCCAAATCCAATTCTGACCTCTCTTTTTAACCAATCTCCAATAGCACCTTTCTTTTGGCCGTCCATCATTCAACCCTTCAATGCTTTCCTATTACAGTGTGGTTCCCAAAATATTTCTGATATTACATCGGTGTTGCCTTCACCTACTTCTGGAGAATTAAATTCTATTAACAGACAAGAGAGTTCTAACCCTGGAAATCCACTATTTGTACTTCCCTTCCCGTGTTTGATCCCATTTCATCCTCAAAGTAGCAGTCCATTTCTTCCTTTGTCCTCTACCCTTACTGATAAACATGCGGAGACTTCCTTGGTCCATCAGTGTAGTACTTCATATCTGAACACGGAGAACAACCAAGCAGCGATTGCTCATGAAGTCGAGGCAGATGCTCCCCAATCAATAAAAGCTACGCAAAGAGACTTTCTTCACAAGCCTGCACTTTGTTTTCCACCAGAAGGAGGTGCGTCCGAAGGAAGCCGGCAACCTTCAAGTTCACACATACAGCTTGGTACCTATGAACGTATTAGCTCTCAACAAGACAATGCCCCTGATATCGGAGCTGTTTCTTGTACTGTGGGACATGTAGCAGATACTTCAGAAAAGACATCTCAAGAATGCATCATCTCCTCTAGCAAAACTCCAGTCGATGCCCATGCAGCAGCAGAGGCTCGGAAACGAAGAAAAGAGTTACTGAAATTAAGAAGCCAGCATTCTGATCAGTTTGGCCCGCACCACTAA
- the LOC107773596 gene encoding uncharacterized protein LOC107773596 isoform X1 has translation MNMNTKQVEESTPPCTAEEGKFSGDGDGEDEVVECELEAAQTLAYLAGRSEEQAIAMPPEQESELKTSLRHALNYPPIASRRSRQNLTEEEREERRLCRVLANRESARQTIRRRQAMYEELTKKAADLASENENLKKKKELAAREYESLKNEHTSLRIRVAKIEKAEAEEIDGGSKSKPVEISSTSTAATPTPTPNPILTSLFNQSPIAPFFWPSIIQPFNAFLLQCGSQNISDITSVLPSPTSGELNSINRQESSNPGNPLFVLPFPCLIPFHPQSSSPFLPLSSTLTDKHAETSLVHQCSTSYLNTENNQAAIAHEVEADAPQSIKATQRDFLHKPALCFPPEGGASEGSRQPSSSHIQLGTYERISSQQDNAPDIGAVSCTVGHVADTSEKTSQECIISSSKTPVDAHAAAEARKRRKELLKLRSQHSDQFGPHH, from the exons ATGAATATGAATACCAAACAGGTAGAAGAATCAACGCCGCCGTGCACGGCGGAGGAAGGGAAGTTTTCTGGTGATGGAGATGGTGAAGATGAAGTGGTGGAGTGTGAGCTGGAAGCAGCACAAACGTTGGCTTATTTGGCTGGTCGCTCTGAG GAACAAGCAATAGCTATGCCCCCTGAGCAGGAATCTGAACTCAAAACAAGCCTTCGGCACGCTCTAAATTATCCGCCAATTGCTAGCAGAAGATCGAGGCAGAATTTGACTGAG GAGGAGAGGGAAGAAAGAAGGCTGTGTCGTGTGTTAGCAAATAGAGAGTCTGCTAGGCAGACAATTCGCCGGAGACAG GCCATGTACGAAGAATTGACAAAAAAAGCAGCTGATCTTGCATCGGAGAACGAAAATTTGAAGAAG AAAAAGGAGCTGGCTGCTAGGGAGTACGAATCTTTGAAGAACGAACATACTAGCTTAAGAATACGG GTAGCTAAAATAGAGAAGGCTGAAGCAGAGGAAATAGATGGTGGTTCTAAGTCAAAACCTGTAGAAATCTCCTCTACAAGTACAGCTGCAACTCCGACTCCAACCCCAAATCCAATTCTGACCTCTCTTTTTAACCAATCTCCAATAGCACCTTTCTTTTGGCCGTCCATCATTCAACCCTTCAATGCTTTCCTATTACAGTGTGGTTCCCAAAATATTTCTGATATTACATCGGTGTTGCCTTCACCTACTTCTGGAGAATTAAATTCTATTAACAGACAAGAGAGTTCTAACCCTGGAAATCCACTATTTGTACTTCCCTTCCCGTGTTTGATCCCATTTCATCCTCAAAGTAGCAGTCCATTTCTTCCTTTGTCCTCTACCCTTACTGATAAACATGCGGAGACTTCCTTGGTCCATCAGTGTAGTACTTCATATCTGAACACGGAGAACAACCAAGCAGCGATTGCTCATGAAGTCGAGGCAGATGCTCCCCAATCAATAAAAGCTACGCAAAGAGACTTTCTTCACAAGCCTGCACTTTGTTTTCCACCAGAAGGAGGTGCGTCCGAAGGAAGCCGGCAACCTTCAAGTTCACACATACAGCTTGGTACCTATGAACGTATTAGCTCTCAACAAGACAATGCCCCTGATATCGGAGCTGTTTCTTGTACTGTGGGACATGTAGCAGATACTTCAGAAAAGACATCTCAAGAATGCATCATCTCCTCTAGCAAAACTCCAGTCGATGCCCATGCAGCAGCAGAGGCTCGGAAACGAAGAAAAGAGTTACTGAAATTAAGAAGCCAGCATTCTGATCAGTTTGGCCCGCACCACTAA
- the LOC107773687 gene encoding IQ domain-containing protein IQM3, producing the protein MEVETNAGSNFDLNNSQPHPFSYRKLLDKSACELSELHIPDFRSSDMSLEGFGSPVAAAGVECDSGMVLVPASPAVSENGRREYDIADTAPKSPSNAAKRLQKVYRSYRTRRMLADSAVVAEELWWQAIDYARLNHSTISFFNYLKPETAASRWNRVGLNASKVGKGLSKDAEAQILAFQHWIEAIDPRHRYGHNLHIYYEEWCNTDAGQPFFFWLDLGDGRKVDIKECPRAKLQKQCIKYLGPQEREHYEYIIAGGQILHKLTGILLDTTKGPPGAKWIFVMSTSKRLFAGEKKKGMFHHSSFLAGGATLAAGRLVVEDGTVKSISPYSGHYRPTDDSLDSFLSILKENGVKVDEVKIKKANEDYDNSEDVKSIENRPSKLSTPSDSPPQAVKEEEKDCSAESMGAPQAESTNSYQRTLSGGLQSPRRDVPKTAILQRISSKKSTKSYQLGHQLSRVWSTGAGPRIGCIADYPAELRWQALELTNISPRPSPSSTPRPFDALCSPTCSSPVFGNVLVKSS; encoded by the exons ATGGAAGTCGAAACTAACGCCGGGTCCAATTTTGATCTCAACAACTCCCAGCCTCATCCTTTTTCGTATAGAAAACTCCTGGACAAGTCCGCTTGTGAACTCTCGGAGCTCCATATTCCCGATTTTCGGAGCTCCGACATGTCACTTGAAGGATTTGGTTCACCGGTCGCCGCCGCCGGTGTAGAATGTGACAGCGGAATGGTTTTGGTTCCGGCGTCACCTGCCGTATCTGAAAACGGTCGCCGGGAATATGATATTGCTGACACCGCGCCGAAGAGTCCGTCGAATGCCGCGAAGAGACTGCAGAAGGTCTACCGGAGTTATCGTACCCGGCGTATGTTAGCTGACTCTGCCGTCGTAGCTGAAGAGCTTTG GTGGCAAGCAATAGATTATGCACGGTTGAATCACAGTACTATTTCTTTCTTCAATTACTTGAAACCGGAAACGGCGGCTTCACGGTGGAATCGCGTCGGCTTAAATGCTTCCAAG GTTGGTAAAGGTCTGTCCAAAGATGCGGAAGCTCAGATATTGGCCTTTCAACACTGGATTGAGGCG ATTGATCCACGCCACCGGTATGGGCATAACCTGCATATCTATTATGAAGAATGGTGTAATACTGATGCTGGTCAGCCCTTCTTCTTTTG GTTGGATCTTGGAGATGGCAGAAAGGTTGATATCAAAGAATGTCCAAGAGCTAAGCTTCAGAAACAATGTATCAAGTATCTTGGACCT CAAGAGAGAGAACATTATGAGTACATAATTGCCGGAGGGCAAATACTGCATAAGCTAACCGGAATTCTTCTTGACACAACTAAAGGGCCGCCAGGGGCAAAATGGATCTTTGTGATGAGCACCTCAAAAAGACTCTTTGCTGGTGAA aagaagaaaggaatgtTTCACCATTCCAGCTTTCTGGCTGGGGGGGCTACTTTAGCTGCTGGACGACTAGTGGTTGAGGATGGGACTGTGAAG TCTATTTCACCTTACAGTGGACATTATCGGCCGACGGATGATAGCCTTGACAGTTTTTTATCAATTCTAAAGGAAAATGGAGTAAAAGTGGATGAAGTTAAG ataaaaaaggcaaatgaagactatgacaactCTGAAGATGTAAAATCCATTGAAAATCGTCCATCTAAACTTTCAACTCCATCAGACTCTCCTCCTCAAGCTGTTAAGGAAGAGGAGAAAGACTGTTCCGCGGAATCAATGGGAGCACCGCAAGCTGAAAGTACAAACAGCTACCAAAGAACGCTCTCTGGTGGCCTTCAGAGCCCAAGAAGAGATGTGCCAAAGACTGCTATACTGCAACGGATCAGTTCCAAGAAGTCTACAAAATCATATCAACTCGGTCATCAACTCTCCCGGGTGTGGTCAACAGGTGCTGGTCCAAGAATTGGCTGCATTGCCGATTACCCTGCTGAACTAAGATGGCAGGCTTTGGAACTGACTAATATTTCACCTAGACCTTCTCCATCATCGACTCCTAGGCCGTTTGATGCTCTTTGTTCGCCTACTTGCTCTTCACCTGTTTTTGGCAATGTACTCGTGAAGTCTTCTTGA